The Staphylococcus simiae genome includes the window TGTAAATAATCCACTAAAGGTAAGACGAGGGACTCATATTGATTATATTTTGTAAATTTTAAAGCACTAAAATCTGCCAAACCACCTATGTGATGAACGAAACGCATTAAATATCTGCGCATTTCCATTGCAGAGTGCCAAGGTTCAAAGGCAAACATGGTTTTCCAATAAATCCAGAAATTTGAGTTGAAAAAGTCATCACTAAAGACATCAGTAATTGTGACATCATTTAAGTCATCTTCATTCATTAAACATAAATCTAGTATTTCTTTAATTGCTTGTTTAGTTAACGTGAAATCACCATCAGTACTTAACTCTTGTCCACAATGTTCAATAACACGGCAACGTGAATAGTTAGGGTCTTCTTTATTGAGCCAATAGAATTCATCTAAGACTGACGCATTGTCAATTTCTAGCGAAGGTATTGATCTGAAGAGATCCCACAAACATTCAAAGTGATTCTCCATTTCGCGACCACCACGTACGACGTAGCCTTTCATTGGAATGTCGGCACCATCAAGACTACCGCCAGGCTTAGGTAACTCTTCTAAAATGTGGATATTAGAACCTTTCATTTGTCCATCACGAATTAAAAAGCTAGCAGCTGCAAGTGAAGCTAAACCTGACCCCACTAAATATGCAGATTTGTAGTCAACATCTTTTGGTTTTTTCGGGCGTGCAAAAGCTTCATAATTTCCATTACTGTAATACATCACCATCAAGTCCTTTCCGTTAAGAGTATATTTACAACATACCCAAGAAAATGTAAAACAAACAGTTGTAAAAAGCTTCTAAATGATACATAAATATATATATGTGTATAAAAGTTAATATGATAAGATCACTCATGTTTAAGTTTTATTTTAGCTTTTGACATCTAACTTATCGGTGGTTGTTTAGTGAAAATACACTTGAATAGCACGTCGTTATTGACTTTGACATCATATATAAGTTAGTAGGTTCAACAAGAAATTATTAATTTAATGCATCATTTATTAAAATAAAATGATATTATATTTGATGTGGTCTTAAGATATGTATTTTATGTGACATTTTTCACAAAATTGAATTGACGTATGATTGTAGGCGTGTTACATTTATTTTGTGAAATAAATCACAATCAAATCATGTTTATTATTTAATTTAATATATTTTACTAAAGAGAGAAGGAGTCATTTATGTTATTACTTAGCGTCAACCCATTTGACAATATTGGGTTATCAGCACTTGTTGCAGCAGTGCCGATTATTTTGTTCTTATTATGTTTAACTATTTTTAAAATGAAAGGTATCTATGCAGCGTTAACAACATTAGTTGTAACATTACTTGTTGCTTTACCAGTATTTAAATTGCCTATACCAGTATCAGCTGGAGCAATTACTGAAGGTGTTGTAGCAGGTATATTCCCTATAGGTTACATCGTCTTGATGGCGGTTTGGTTATATAAAGTTTCTATTAAGACTGGTCAATTTAATATCATTCAAGATAGTATTGCCAGCATTTCACAAGACCAACGTATGCAATTACTATTGATAGGTTTTTGTTTTAACGCATTTTTAGAAGGTGCAGCAGGATTTGGTGTACCAATTGCTATTTGTGCAGTATTGCTTATTCAATTAGGTTTTGAACCATTAAAGGCTGCGATGTTATGTTTAATTGCTAATGGTGCAGCAGGTGCGTTCGGTGCGATTGGTTTACCAGTTAGTATTATTGATACGTTCAACTTGGGTGGCGGTGTCAATGCATTGAGTGTGTCAACATTCTCAGCATTAACATTACCAATTTTAAATTTCATCATTCCATTCGTCTTGGTATATATTATAGATGGTTTTAAAGGTATTAAAGAAATCTTACCAATTATTTTAACAGTAAGTACAACTTATGCAGGTTTACAATTATTGTTAACTGTATTCCAAGGGCCAGAATTAGCAGATATTATTCCTCCATTAGCTACAATGGTTGTTTTAGCGGTTGTATGTCGTAAATATAAACCGAAACATATTTTCAGATTACAAGATAATCAAAAAGAAATTCAAAAACGTACAATTAAAGAAATTATTTATGCGTGGAGTCCATTCGTTATTTTAACAGTTATCGTATTATTCTGGAGTGCACCATTTTTCAAAAAATTATTTATGCCTGGTGGTGCTCTAGAAAAATTAGTATTAACTATACCATTGCCACAAACTGTTAGTGCTTTGTCACCAAAAGGTATTGTCTTACGACTTGATATTATCGGTGCCACAGGTACGGCAATTTTACTAACTGTAATCTTAACGATGATTATTACGAAGATTAATCTTAAAGCAGCAGGTGCATTATTTGTAGAAGCATTTAAAGAGTTATGGATTCCAATCATTACTATTTCTGTTATTTTAGCGATTGCCAAAGTTATGACATATGGTGGTATGACTGTCGCAATGGGACAAGGTATTGCTAAAGCTGGGTCCATATTCCCATTATTCTCACCAGTACTTGGTTGGATTGGTGTATTTATGACAGGATCAGTAACAAACAA containing:
- a CDS encoding L-lactate permease; its protein translation is MLLLSVNPFDNIGLSALVAAVPIILFLLCLTIFKMKGIYAALTTLVVTLLVALPVFKLPIPVSAGAITEGVVAGIFPIGYIVLMAVWLYKVSIKTGQFNIIQDSIASISQDQRMQLLLIGFCFNAFLEGAAGFGVPIAICAVLLIQLGFEPLKAAMLCLIANGAAGAFGAIGLPVSIIDTFNLGGGVNALSVSTFSALTLPILNFIIPFVLVYIIDGFKGIKEILPIILTVSTTYAGLQLLLTVFQGPELADIIPPLATMVVLAVVCRKYKPKHIFRLQDNQKEIQKRTIKEIIYAWSPFVILTVIVLFWSAPFFKKLFMPGGALEKLVLTIPLPQTVSALSPKGIVLRLDIIGATGTAILLTVILTMIITKINLKAAGALFVEAFKELWIPIITISVILAIAKVMTYGGMTVAMGQGIAKAGSIFPLFSPVLGWIGVFMTGSVTNNNTLFAPIQTTVAQQISTSAPLLVAANTAGGVAAKLISPQSIAIATAAVKKVGEESALLKMTLKYSIGFAIFICIWTYILTLIF